GAGCAAACTTTTCCTTCTAGCCTCTGTCCCTCTCTTAGTTTCAAAAAccctttccccttttctttcaaGCACCCAACCCTTGGGTTTCTTAGTACTTGGAGCGCCACCGCCACAGCCACAAAGACCGGTGGCCGACGATGAAGGAGAAACCCCCGGCGGCGTGGTCACGGCCAACTCCGGTGAATTTCTCTTCTCCTTATTTtgcttttgatttcttttattatagttattaaaaaatagatttgcaaaagaagaaaaaatgtaagataaaacaagtaaataaataaaaaggaaaacgaAGAGGAAATAACAAGGATTCAATCCTTTCAAAATTTCTGTGTTTCTTTCTAATTTTCTCTGTTCATCAAAAAACGAAGAAGCAAAATACATGAGCAGTGCTTGGGGTTTTTATAACCCGATTACCAATGCTTttctctattttgtttttttgcattattttttctttgttgttgcgTTACTTGTTGGCTTTGCAGGTGCCCGTGGCCGACAGTGGTGGCAGAGGCGTGCGAGTGGAGGCGTGGGCTGGAggcgtggcagacgaggaggccaCGTAAGGCATGCGGTGGCCAGCTAGGGTTTGCTACTGAAATTTTAAGTTTGTGGGCTGATTATTTTGGGCTTAAGGTTTGGGTAGTTGGGATTGAATTTTGGGtttgttgtattttattttatttggacaATGGGCCcagcaaatttgggcttctacatcGTCTTATCCGGACGGGTCCTTTAGAGAATTCACCCGTTGGGGCTCCGCTGACTTCCGTCGTCCTCCTGGTATGTTCTTTCCTTCGTTTTACACTGTTTGTGTCACTGATATTTGAAAGTTAGGATTGTATCATCATGAGCTTTGCATGGTaggtttatttatatatttatttttttgtgggGACTAAGGATTGGTTAGATTCTGGGGATTTTTAGATTTAATATCTTTTGGCAGTATCTGtcgttcttttcttttgtttcattctagacactttcattttagttaatgaggttttttcttttctatattcCCCCTTGTTTCGCTTTTcataataaatcaaaatttgcTTTCCGGCTTGTGTTTTTCTTTCCTATTTTTCTTTATCATTTCCATTGGACGTTAACTTCGCTTTTGATACATGGGTTTAGTATTTTAGTGTTCTTCTACTTTTCCATTTTGAAGTAATGATTATTTTTGGGGTTTCTATactattctcttttatttttcagtGTTTTCATTTGATATACCTTTTCTAGTAAGAAAGGATAATATCAGACTctatacttctcaatatttgaGCATTCAACGACAAACATTGACCATAAGGAAATCATGCATATTGACCAATAAAAAATCACATATTTTGTAGATAAGCTAGACCACACTTTGGAGTTTCCTACTATcttaagttttttatattatatatacacataaacttGCAAAagctcatacatatacatattgcGCACTACTTCACTTAGGCTAGTGCCTTTTTCCACCTTATGCTTGAGGCAATACAAGAGTTCTAGTGCCTAGAAGGTGTCTTGCGCCCTTGACAACACTCAAGTTCATGACCTTgtgaaaatgtaatttttagtttTGTGACCTTATGGGTTTCATTGTAGGTGATTTTTAGAATTGACATTCACGAAAACATTATGCAtaagaaattttcaaaatataacatAAGCGGTCGCTCTCATATGTGATCTTTAGAATTGCCTTTCGCCAAACATTTAAACATAggagtttttaaaaatataacatagaTGACCGTTCTCAGATAGCTGATCCTTAGAATTGCCTTTCACCAAAACATTAAACATAGGTGATCTTCAAAATGTAATGGAGGCTATCATTCTCAAATATAACATAAGcgatattcaaaaataaaatatattaaaattatgttacaaTGTGCATATTGAGAATCAAAATCCAATCAATAACGTGGAAAGATACTATGACACAACTTCACCAAATGCAATCTTATATATATTCAACTCATTTCCTTACATATATACACACCTTTCTTGAGTTAATATTTTTGTCTTCCCTTTGGTTGTTTAAATGATCTTATGCACGTAATGGTAAGCAGGGTGGTTGGCATCTGTTTGCCAAGGAAAATGGTGGTCATGGATTCCTGCCATCACATTCAGGTGACAAGATCTTAGGTGATGAGAGCTGCCATCAGTCAGTTTCTTGTGTATATGTGAATAATGAATGGTTTCGGTCGATGATATGCTATTATACACTTCCTATACTCTGACTTTGTAAACACATCAGAGCAACTTCAAAAGGACCTACATGATAATAAGACTAGTGGTGTCAATGGGTTAGGCACAGGACAAAGATGTGAGAGAGGGAATTCTGTAGGCTCAATTAATTGGAAGCCTCTTAAGTGGAGCTGCTCTAGAAGCTTGTCTTCATGGGGTTCAGGGTTTAGCCATTCAAGTAGCTCAAAGAGCTTAGGAGGTATAGATTCTGGAGAATGGAAGTTACAACAAAAACTTTGATCCCAATCCAGTCAGATTCTGGGGACGCAGCAGCCTGTGTCATACCTGCTGCACCTTCTGGTGAGACAACACCAAGAAAGAAGCCATGCCTTGGATGGGGGCAGGGTCtagcaaaatatgaaaaaaagaaagttgaatgCCCTGATAAAAGCATGAACAGAGTTGAGGCTACAACTTCTGCTGGTAGTACGGAATCCAGTAATTCTATGAGTTCTAACTTGGCTGACAAGAGCCCTAGAGTTCTTGGATTTTCTGATTGTTCTTCTTCTGCAACTCCCTCATCTGTTGATTGTGGTTCCTCACCAGGTAAATGCTTAGATTTTCTTATAAATCAAGTGTTAAGCAAATGTATCTAAGACAGGTGTAATATCAATGGCTATTTTATTGTCCTGTCTGGTTAATTGGAATGCTGTATAGAAGTGGtctttgaattataaaatatatgtgctTTTTCCGACCACTCCCTTTTATGCCCAGCAATAACATTCTTGTGACTTATTATCAGCATGACCTTTGTTTGATCATATGTTCTTGACTCTCCACTTCTCCTCCCTGGCCATTCTTAGTAACTTGTAAGtcttgtattaaattgatgtttaggACTAGTCTTGGTCTCTTCTAAATCTATGTGCCTTTATTTTCCCCTACGATCTTTAACTGGCTCTTATTTCACAGTTATGCGACTCTTGTCACTGCCATGACCATTTGCTTGTTTCAAATGCCTAAATAAGTACTTTTTTATTACATATCCATCATTGACTCTGCCTTTCCCTTTAAAGCAAACACTATATCAGTAGTCTTCTTTATGAGGTGATAGCTCTTTTCCTTTTGTCAATTCCTAGGTGCCATCGCTCTATGGGGTAGAGCTAGAGCCAAACTCTAGAGAAATCTCGTGTCCTATTTTAAATGGTAAAACTTCAAATATTTTTCAAGATTTGTTGCTCCTAGTGAAGAATTTAACCTATGTTGTAAATAGTTGTTTTCTTCTTTATGTTTCTTGTAGCTTCCAGGTCATGTTTGAaggagttcttttttttttttaattggaaaTGTCAAATTGCAGAATCATAAATGATACCATTTCTCCCTTTGTCTGTTTTCTATATTGATTGTATTAATGACTTATGAGTATGCTTTCTCATTTGTTGCCAAAATATTCCTGGTTGTTACAGGTGTGGAAGATAAATCATTTTTCCAAGCTGCAAATTTTGATACTGATATTAGTAACTTATGTAGTTCTCCCAGTCTTAGGTCTCAAAATCATCCGGGAGGGTCAGCTTTTAGTTTTGAGAAATTGGATACCAATTCAGTTATTCATTTGGGCTCTTCACTTATTGATTTACTTCAGTCTGATGATCCTAGTACGGTGATTTTGTTTGGTCTACTGCAATAAATAAGTTTTTACCATGTAAAGGTGATGTTTTGAGGGCATTGGAGATGATTGAAACTGAAATTAATTCATTTGAAAATGAACTTAAGTTGTTGAAAGGTGACTCTTGAAGCAGATGTCAATTGCCAGCAACATCTAGTTCTCTTCCTGATGAGGAAAATGGGAAAACTTGTGAGGAACAAAAGATTGTATCTGTTATGGTCCATCAACCTACTTCCTTGAAAATTGATAATTGTGGTAATGTTCTTAGGGAAAAGCTTCCCCTTTGTAATGGTGTCCTGGAAGAAGTGAATGCTGATGTAAAAGATGGGGATATTGATGGTAGTTTCTAAATTTGTGGAACCATTGTCTTTGGAGAAAGTGGTTTCTGCATCAGATAATTTGGATACCAGTCAATTGACAACAATGGAGGAGGTGGTTTTAGTGACTGCTTCAAGTAATGAAGGGAGTTGTACACCCATTTCTGCGGAAGGCAGTATGGTCAAAAAGATAGATGACAATGCACATGTTCCTGGATCTTTAAACTATGATGCTGGTAGAGAAAATATAGTATATGTTGAAATACTGACCCCTTATAAGGAATTGGAAAATATAGTATTTCTGAAATTCACAATGCAGCAAGCTGCCAGACTGATTCCTCAATCAGGAAAAGGATTGCAATGCAGAAGCAGTACTTAAGATTTAAGGAGAGAAGTTTATCGCTTAAGGCATTTCACCATGCATGGAATGAAGATATGCGCTTACTGTCAGTGAGAAAACGCCATGCAAAGTCTCAGAAGAAGTATGAATTTAGTTTATGTTCAACAGATGGTGGCTACCAAAAGCATTGCTCCTCCATTCTTTCTCACTCACTTCTGGTAATTGTTTTAGCCTCCTGCTTTAGAGTAGCTTTATGTGTTGCTAGTTTTGTTGTGATTTTGCATATTGttgaatgacctttatttcaagtATGTTACACTTTATTGTTTCTGCTTGGCTTTTGTCTTTTTTCTTGTGATCATTTTTTCTATACTTGAATGCATGTGAGGTATAATGTTGAAGGATTAAATCTTATAAAATTGAATTGTGGATCATATTAACAATTTACATCCTTATCAACTTTAATGGACATGAAATTATTATAGAAGTGTCGCTGAAGATTACCATGTGAAATAGGAGAATTTACTCTGGAAGAAAGTAGAACTACAAgctagaatttttaaaaatcatatatagaCAAGAGGGTAATCCAGGTTCTGTTCTTTCAAGCTAAGATTTGaggtttatttgattttaaataaaatagtaatCAATGATATCATGGTAAACAAATACTTCCATGACAAtttgatttggcatggaattgaATAGATTAACATGCTGGATGCTGGGGTCCTTGCAAAGAGATGATTGTTCTAGCTGAACCTTTACTTGTTTATAGGTGGAAGATGCAGCAGTTTAGAGGATATGAAGTTCAACTTATCTCCTAGTTTCAAGGTGCTTTTCTATATGTTCTTGTGGTCAGTCATTCATATTATTAGATATATTGGGTTTTTGTCTGTGAATATCTGGTAGTAAGTAGAATACATAGAAAGTAACGGTTTATTGCCTTTCAACTGGTGAAATTCATTGCATGTAAAAGTCTATTTATGATTTCTTGGAAATTTCTTATTTTGGTGCTAGAGAGATGCTTGAAGTTACTAACACTAGTATACTACATTCCATCTAATGCCTGATATCTGATGAATGTAGGGTAGGTTGGATGCATTGGGGTGCATCTTCCTCAATGACTAGTGCACTAGTATGACTGGTAGTACAGATTGCTTACTTGCAAGACTATTTCTGTAGAAAATTTTCTGTTTGATCCTACTTGGGAGTTGGGAGAATGtcatttaatatttgatttgGCTTAAGTTTATGCTGCTGTAAATGTCGGATTGTTAAATATCTGCAATGTATATTCCAAAACCATTCAAGCTATCATGATTTCTAGGAAATATTTGGGATTGCTTGTGAGAGTGCTCAAAACTTGGGATTTTGGAGTAATTTAACTGGGATTTGCTTTATGGCCTTAGTTTTCCTGCTGAAAATAGTAAAACACTTGGAACCTCTATTTTCCTTCATATTTTTTACTTGAATGCTTTCATCTGTACAAATGTTGTTTCTATGCTTGTAACTGTTTTAGTGTTATTTCTTTTTAGTACCAAGTGAATGTATTAAGCTGCTCACTTTCAACTTGGATTTGCCTTAACCAGTGTTGCtgatatattttttgttttctttaaatgtCTATctatttttgttctatttttctgGAAGATTGTTTTAAGGACTTGCTTTTATAGATACTGATGCATATAATTACTTTCTGGGGTTGTTTTTGCAGCACAATATTTGATCCTGGAACCTAGTACAGTGATGATTAATATTGCAAGCAAACTGCTTCTAGATTCCAATGGCAGGCTTTACAGGATTGCTTTGAAGATGCCAGGATTAGTTTTGGATGAGAAAGAGGAGCAGGTTTCTAGGTTTATCTCTAGTAATGGACTGGTTGAAGACCCATGTGCTGCTGAGAAGGAAAGAGCTTTGATCAATCCTTCGACATCTGAAGAAAAGGAAATTTTTATAGATAAGTTGGCtgcctttgggaaggacttcagAAAGATTGCCTCTTTTCTTGATCACAAGACAACTGCAGATTGTGTCGAGTTCTATTACAAAAACCTCAAGTCTGAATGTTTTGAGAGAAAAAAGAAGCTTGATCTGAGTAAGCAGGGGAAGTCTTTTATGAATACCTACTTGTTGACATCTAGGAAAAAGTGGAGCCGTGATTTTAATGCTGCATCCCTTGATGTTCTGGGTGCAGCTTCAGTTATAACAGCTCATGCAGAAAATGCCATGCAAAATCAGAAAGCACCTTCAGGTAGGATCTTTATAGAAAGCCACTGCAATTCTAGAACATCTCAATTTGATGATAGCATTGCTAAAAGGTCAAGCAGTTCTGAAATTATTTGGAAGGATGAAGTAGCTGTAGCTGCTGATGTTTTAGCAGGTATCTGTGGTTCTTTGTCTTCCAAGGCAATGAGTTCTTGCATCATTGGTTCTGCTGACCCTGGAGAAGCCCTACCACTGTGAGTGGAAATGCGAAAAAGTTAGTTCTGTGGCTAAAAGGCCTTCAACATCTGATGTCACTCTGAATATTGATGATACTTGTTCAGATAATAGTTGTTGGGAAATGGTTCCTGCTGATTGGTTGGATGAGGAAAAATCTGTCTTTATACAGGCCGTCTTGTCTTATGGTAAGGATTTTGGAATGATCTCACAATCTGTTGGAACAAGTTCCAGGGATCAATGCAAGGTTTTCTTTAGCAAAGCTCGCAAATGCCTTGGACGGGACTTGATACATCCAAGAACTAGAAGCATTGGAACACCCAAAGTGATGATGCAATTGGTGATGGCAGTGATACGGGAGATGCTTGTGTCCTGGAGAGCTCAGTTGTTTGCAGCAAAAAGTTGGTGTCAAAAATGGAGGACTTGCCTTCCTCTATTGTGAGCATGGACTTTGATGAATCTGATATTAACAGGGAAGTGAGTTTGCAAACTGACCTGAACTTATCAGACGAAAAAAATGGGAGGCTAATAGATCATAGAGATTCTGAGGCAGTGGAAGCTATGGTTTCTGATGTGGGCCAGACTGAGCCAATTTCTGAAGGTGTTGGTGATGTTATTGTTGTTGATGGCAGCAGGGCTGAGTCGGTTTATGTTCATAGAACTGCTGCTTTGGCCAATCTAAATGCCGTAAGAAATCACGTTGCTGAACAGGGACCAGGTGTTTCTATTGCAGTATCAGGAGCTCTTGGGGAGGCTGTTGATCCTTGCGTTTCTAGATTAGATACTGTGCTTGAGCCCAAATCTGATGCTGGTTCGGGAAATGATTGGAGGCAAGGGAAACTTCATTGTCCAAAGATGGTCTGGATGAACATCATACAAAATGTAGTGCAGACACTAGCGTTTTAACGACACTTCATTGTCCAAAGATTAGATACTGTGCTTGAGCCCAAATCCTTGCGTTTTAACGACACTTGATGACGGCGCAATGTACAGTTATTAAGTCCAGTCTTTTGGTAGTGTATGCGTGTGTTTTAGGTGATTTGTAATGTTCCAGCATCCTCGTATATGTTGTATTTGATGGAAAATacacacaaaataataataatccatGAAAGTTAAGAGGAAGTCATTTGAATGGGTTTGAATATTCTTTTACCTTCTTTCAATATAATCCATGCATAGTCGATTCTCTCAGTAATGTCTATTTTTTCTTATTATCACTACATTCAACATGGATTTGAtggttgttttcttttctttgagaCTGATTTGAAAAAATACTCATTCAAAACTCAATGAACTTGACTTATTGATCTCTATTAATCCTAAAACCAAGCAGGTCTTTTATTAAATAACTAAATCTAATTTAAATTTTGCCTAAACATGAAAGGTTACGTTGAGTATGAAGAAATTTGGGTTTCTGCATCTTTTATTAAGTCCATGATTTTTGCCAAAACAAAAACATTGATGTCTGGGTTCAACAAAGGAACACTACAAAACataaatagaaacaaacggtCCACGACTTTGGACTTCTCTGTTTAAACACATCAAGGATTACTCTCTTATGCAGAAACGGCAGTCTCTTTAAAGATATTATTAGCAAAACACATCTGTGGATGAAGACGGCCTTGCCATTGCAACCTGTATGGAAACTGGCTCCCATTCCGCCACATCTTTCCTGCAATCACTGTTCTTAACTGCAACGATGTCCAACTGGTTCGCACCACCCACAGAAACCGATGATTCCTCCATACCTAATCGCTTTGCTGCTACTGCTTTCAATCGATATCGTTCGGCCCTAGATCCGATAACCTGTCCTAATACAGACGCTGCAATGGTAAATGCCATAGCTGTCTTTGGCATCAACACTGATTTCCGGAGCATGGCTATGAATGGAACAGCTGCATGGATAGCCACAAACCAAGATGGTGAGAATTTTTCAGTGTGTTCCCGCCATATCCCTAACGGAACATTTGCCGCCATGCCTAACACCCCGATCACCAGTACTTTTGTGGGTAAGGATTGTGGGCGGAGATTCTTGGCAAATGCGGTTTGTGCTAGTGCTGCCCGGGCTGCAACAACTGCAGGTGGGCACCTGTATTTCATCCCCGGTGGCGGCTGCAAAACCTTCGCAACTAGTGGCAAAACACCGCTGACCGCCCTATACGACTTTGCAATCGGACAGTTCCCGTTTTGCAGCCATTCATTGCCCATAGCTTCGTGATTCGATTTTCCACCCTGAAAATTAGCATAAATGATGtcaaaataataatccaaaatcGTCAAGACATTTTTCCAAACTACTACCCGCAAATCAACAGACACGGTCAATGATCAGATGTTAGATTACCTGTGAAGAAGACTCTTTCTTGGAcgattttcctttcccttttcctttCTGATTGTTCCACTTATTAGAAAATGCATCAAAACTGAAAGGCCCTCCCGGTCCAAAGGATGAGAGACTAATGGTGGCTGCCTTTGCAGCCAAAGGATTGAACTTTGGTGGGGCTGTTTCGGTCTCAGCTTTCTCAATACGCAAGGATGATTGTCCAGATAGCGGAACTACTCCGTCACGTCCATGGAAAAGCCTGAATGCCATGTCGAAATTGGGTCCATCTtcaaatattggtcctttggctccTCGTACCTTGGGCcaagaaaaaaggaaaggaaaaaaactaTCAAATAAAACCCACAACCCATGAAGCATATCGCTCATGACCGACACAAAACCTTACCGGCATGGGAAAAGGCAAGGCAGACGAGAAGGAAAAGTTAGTTGGCTCGTTAATGTTTCTCAAAAATGGACATCTAAGAATGTCCATTTGGGAAGATGAAAATTCCTCATTTAGGCCTCTGAAGAAAAAATCCATTTCTGACGTAACCTTCACAAAAACGTAAAATGGTTACAAAAAATCTTAATTTGCTAAGAGTAATCTGATTCACCATGTGTTAAACAAGTTAACAATCAAGATAAAAAAGATCGAACTCTATGTATATCGGCAGTTATATGTTAACAATCATAAAACAAGGGCCATATAAGGAACCAATATCAATTGACCATAGAATAAAATCAAACATGTTGATCAGATCAAcagaatgaaaataaaaacagaaGCTTTCAAACTGCAGAAGGTGGAAAACATTTAAAAGAACTTCCAACCTCAACTCTCTTATTCATATGGAATTTACAAAATCACTCGTGAATGAAATATCGAAGCTCAAAAACTACCCCATGAATCAATACAAGCCAATCTTAAACCAAAATCAAACAAGTTTTATCGGCTCAAAGCAAGTCAAGAATGAAGGCTGAAGCTTTTAAACAGCAGACTATGGAaaacattaccaaatcaaatgcaTGGATTTTACTAAATCAGTCTTGAACGAATATCAGAGCTCGAAAATTACCAACAAATCGCTATCAAAGCTTGAAAATTACCCAATAAATTGATATAAGtaaatcttaaaccaaaataataTACGTTATATCAAAGTCAAAGCAGTCAAGAACAAAGGCTGAAGCTTTTAAACAGCAGATTACAGAAAAATTTACCACAATTCTAACATGAAATGTTAACAAGCACATGCAATTTATTAAATCATCCATGAATGAATATCAAAGATCGAAAATTACAGAACAAATCGATACGAATCAATCTTAAACCaaacaaaacatgtttaatccACTCAAAGCAGTTAAGAATAAAGGCTAAAGTTTATAGACAGCAGATTTAACATTACTCGTTCAAAGACTCgaattcaataaaataattaccATGAAGACCAAAGAAAAATGATCGgtaaatatataattgaaatcttaaaaaaaaatccaattaaaaagaaacgtttaagtaaaaataaaaataaaaaaccattaATTTCCTCAGAAAAATAATGCTCTCATTGAGCCTAGAAAAACctcaaaaattactaaaaaaccaAAAATCCTAGATTACTGTACAGATCCCTAACATACGATAGCTAAGCCATTAGAATTTCACATATAaaacctaaataaataaataaatttaaattaatcgcCAAAAAACAGTAGAAAACATGAAAAAAAGGGGAACAATCCATCAAAGCTAAGAAAACCAAAAACCTAAACACCCGTCTAAGAATTTGAAAAGACCACGCGATTAAAATCAAAAGGGAACTAAAAAACGGATTAAAAGCAATAGAATTAAGGAAAatctatccaaaaaaaaaaaccaagaacaATCTAAATAAAAATCGTACCTTTTTGCAGCTAACAACGATCAAGGagaggaaaaataaagaaaactaaaaaagaaaaattgggagataatttaattgaaacaaaGAAAGCAATCAAACAAGAGTTAGGTGAGAAAGGGGAGAATTCAGTATAAAACAAGACGTTTTGTTCATTTTAGTTGCAATcacaataacaataaataaacaaataaataaaaattattcctGAAGAGTAGAAAACGGCAACGTTTCGAGCACACGCCTTTGCAAGAAAGGGGAGTGGGTCAACCTTTGCGTGTGCCGGCCATAATTGAAGTGTTTGAGTCGaaattaatttatgaattattattaatttaatataaataataatgtaaaagaaaaaaaagggaaaaaatgactttttttttataaaaataatattaaaaaatgtttaGTTATAAAAAGAGGGTAGGAataaattaattacgaaaatgaagtctttattataataattttaagtaGTCTTTAAAAAtatctgacacgaaaaaaaaaatAAGGAACAAGAAGTGAACAAAATTTGAGGAAATTACATTAAAGTCATTAAATACAGGAAAAAGGCTATTATCTTGTGttaaaatcacaaataagatttttaaatttttttttcacttttttagtttttttttttgtaaatttacgTGTGCCATGAATGCGTCAGACCATATCGCAAATTattcacttttcaatttttttactttcctgtcaattttaaaaaaaaaattcactgatgctgtctatttttataattaatttgttcccaccttatttttttaattaattaaatttttaatattacttttataaaaagaagaaaaaagtatttatttttatctcgtatacaattataaaatagattatatttttttaagtgaaatataaataaaaatttcagaaaaatataaaaaaatatttctaggaaaagagaattttgataaattattacaTTTTGCAGATATATTCAAATGTTAATGAAATTTTGAAGCACATTCATCCAAactaattttgttaaataatgaATCTAAAAGTGTAGAGAcaaaataataacttaataaatttattaatgatGTACAGTAACGC
The genomic region above belongs to Gossypium hirsutum isolate 1008001.06 chromosome D05, Gossypium_hirsutum_v2.1, whole genome shotgun sequence and contains:
- the LOC107904088 gene encoding uncharacterized protein, which translates into the protein MDFFFRGLNEEFSSSQMDILRCPFLRNINEPTNFSFSSALPFPMPVRGAKGPIFEDGPNFDMAFRLFHGRDGVVPLSGQSSLRIEKAETETAPPKFNPLAAKAATISLSSFGPGGPFSFDAFSNKWNNQKGKGKGKSSKKESSSQGGKSNHEAMGNEWLQNGNCPIAKSYRAVSGVLPLVAKVLQPPPGMKYRCPPAVVAARAALAQTAFAKNLRPQSLPTKVLVIGVLGMAANVPLGIWREHTEKFSPSWFVAIHAAVPFIAMLRKSVLMPKTAMAFTIAASVLGQVIGSRAERYRLKAVAAKRLGMEESSVSVGGANQLDIVAVKNSDCRKDVAEWEPVSIQVAMARPSSSTDVFC